One genomic segment of Hordeum vulgare subsp. vulgare chromosome 2H, MorexV3_pseudomolecules_assembly, whole genome shotgun sequence includes these proteins:
- the LOC123424478 gene encoding peptidyl-prolyl cis-trans isomerase FKBP19, chloroplastic-like translates to MSSSPACRPGLPAPRRQAPLLPRPAAPLSASKRAVHRTRPAHSPFELSFPGRRRRARVISSCHGGMVERRRLLLIPAISLTIGSLQYGVEKGAAKAEFTDMPALRGKDYGKTKMSYPDYTETESGLQYKDLRVGEGPSPKKGETVVIDWDGYTIGYYGRIFEARNKTKGGSFEGGDKEFFKFKVGSGQVIPAFEEAMTGMRPGGVRRIIVPPDIGYPDNDLNKLGPKPTTFSGQRALDFVLRNQGLIDKTLLFDIELIRIVPSQ, encoded by the exons ATGTCATCATCCCCGGCGTGCCGTCCAGGGCTCCCGGCGCCTCGCCGGCAGGCACCGCTCCTCCCCCGCCCAGCAGCTCCCCTCTCCGCCTCGAAGCGGGCTGTTCATCGGACAAGGCCTGCCCACTCCCCCTTCGAGCTCTCCTTTCCTGGCCGCCGCCGTCGTGCTCGGGTCATCTCTTCTTGCCACG GTGGTATGGTAGAAAGAAGGAGGCTTCTGTTGATTCCTGCTATTAGTCTCACCATTGGCTCCCTTCAGTATGGTGTGGAGAAGGGAGCAGCAAAAGCTGAATTTACTGACA TGCCAGCGCTTCGTGGGAAGGATTATGGAAAGACAAAAATGAGTTATCCAGATTACACTGAAACAGAATCAGGCCTCCAATACAAG GACTTGCGGGTTGGAGAAGGTCCATCCCCTAAGAAGGGAGAGACAGTAGTG ATTGATTGGGATGGATACACAATTGGATACTACGGTCGGATTTTTGAAGCTCGAAACAAGACCAAAGGTGGTTCTTTCGAG GGTGGCGATAAAGAATTCTTCAAGTTTAAGGTTGGATCAGGACAG GTAATACCAGCCTTTGAGGAGGCTATGACAGGCATGCGTCCAGGTGGAGTTAGAAG GATAATAGTGCCACCGGATATTGGATACCCAGATAATGACTTGAACAAGTTAGGCCCAAAACCAACAACATTTTCG GGACAAAGGGCTCTAGATTTTGTTCTAAGGAATCAAGGATTAATAGACAAAACTCTCCTGTTTGACATTGAGCTTATCAGGATAGTTCCTAGTCAATAG